From the Bacillota bacterium genome, the window TACAGGCGGGAGCGCAGGCAGTCAAGGTATTCCCCGCCGGAATACTTGGACCCGAGTACATCCGCCAGGTCAAGGCGCCCTTGCCCTACGTCAGGATGGTGGCGGTGGGTGGCGTGAGCGCCAGGAACGCAGCCGATTTCATCCGCGCCGGGGCGTTCGCGCTGGGAGTCGGCGGAAATCTCGTAGACGCGAAGGCCATTCGTGAGGAGAGGTACGACCTCATCGCCGCCGCGGCCCAGGAGCTCATCGCCGCGGTTCGCGCCGGACGCGGCTAACATCGCAGCCAACGCCGCAGCCAACGCTGCGGCTGACAGGTTAAGCAATCCCAACGGGTGAGAACCTATACCCCGGGGGGATGTGCGATGAGGAGGCGAATCGACGATGCCTTCCAGCCGAGGAAGGCCCCGGCGGCGGGGGATCTCGGTGAGGAGGCATACAGTGCGGCGATCCATGATGAGGCTGAGGAAATCCAGCGCGGCGACACCGGCGGCCCCGGAGGCACCGGCGATGCCCGCGGGACGACCGTGAAACCGCCCTGGAAGAGCCCGCGCACGAGGAACAGGCACAAGGAGCATAAACGTGACGGGCCCACGATAACGATGGGCGCCGACCCTCACAAGTCCTAGGGCCGGTCGAGCGGAGCAGGAGAAACCTGCTCCGCTTTGTGTAGGTGCGCCCGTCTACAGCGGGGCTTCCGTTCAACCCCGTTTTTCTGCGACTCAGGTCCGCCCGCCTACCGTTCGGCCGGATTCCATTCCCCAGCTATAGGCCGCGGTTCTATCCTTACGTTAGGGGAGGCATTGCCTTGACGCGGCACGAGTACGTGGACATGCTCGCCGCCCGGTACGAAGCGTACTACGACGTGCGTCGCGGCGCGCTCGCGGGTGGAAAGCCGGTCGACCTGATCGCCAGGTCGCTGCGGCGGTCGGAAAAATACTTCCTCTCGAAGAAGATAACGCTCTGGGCGTTCGAGACATGCGTCACGGCCGTCGTGAAGGCGTTCGATCCTGGAGTCACGGCCGGCGACGTAGACTCATTCTGCGAGTACCTCAAGAACGTCGTGAACACGCTCGTCGAGCCGTCGGATGAGCGGGTGTCCACCGTTCTGAACGGCGTCATGGTGTGTTGCTCGGGCCTCGACGGCGCGGCGGCGTCACGGGTGAAGCGCTTCAGCCACACGAAGTCCTTCTCGATGGGGCTTCGGGGGTGGTGTCATCTGGGCCTCATCGCCGTAGACCTGGAGTGCGGGACGGTGTACTACAACAGGGCGGCCAGGCCCTACGAGGCGTCCCACCGCTTGCCCGACCGGGGGGTGAGAGCCGCCGGCAACTGATAGATCCGGACCACTCCATTCCCGTAAACAGCATTCAGGGGAGGGATATTCGTGTCGGTAGCCTGGATTATCTTCGTCGGCCTCGCGTTCTATGTGGTTGCCTACAAGGTATACGGCGACTATCTCGAAAAGAAGGTCCTGAAGTGCAACGGTGACATGCCCACGCCCGCGCAGACGATCAACGACGGCGTGGACTATGTCCCCACCAAAGCCCCGGTACTTATGGGGCACCACTTCGCGTCCATCGCCGGTGCGGGTCCTATCGTCGGCCCCGTCTCCGCCGCCGTCTTTGGGTGGGTGCCCGTCGCGCTGTGGGTGATCTTCGGCTCCATATTCGTGGGAGGCGTGCACGACTTCGCGGCGCTGGTGTCCTCGATCAGGCACGAGGGCAAGTCGATCGGGCAGGTCATCCTGAGGAACGTCGGAAAACGCGGCCAGACGCTGTTCCTGCTGTTCTCATACCTCGCGCTCGTCCTGGTCGTCGCCGTGTTTACCATCCTCGTCATGCAGACGTTCGTCGCCGTGCCGGCCGTGGCGACCACGTCGATTCTGTTTATGGCGCTCGCCGTTGGGTTTGGTATGGCGGTCTACAGGTACAACGTCCGCCTCGGCACGGCGACCATCGTGGGAGTCATCCTTCTGTTCACGTGCGTGTTCCTGGGAGTCGAGTTCCCGTTCGTCCTGGACAAGACGACGTGGATATACCTCATTCTGTTCTATGTGTACCTGGCTTCCGTGCTTCCGGTCTGGATCCTGCTCCAGCCGCGCGACTACTTGAACTCGTTCCTGCTGTACGCCAGCCTCATCGCGGGCGTGACGGGCGTGCTCATCGGGCACCCCAACATCCAGTACCCCGCGTTCACGAGCTTCTACACGAAGGCAGGCGGCTACCTTTTCCCGATGCTGTTCATCACGGTAGCCTGCGGCGCGGTCTCAGGGTTCCACTCACTGGTGTCGTCTGGCACCACGGCCAAGCAGGTCGCGAATGAGAGGGACACCAAGGTCATCGGCTACGGCGCGATGCTCATCGAAGGCCTCGTCGCCCTGCTTGCGCTCAGCACCGTCGCCTATCTCACTCAGCAGGGTTACGCGGAGGGCCTCGCCAAGATGGGCGGCCCGACAGGGCTCTATGCGGCCGGGATCGGGCACTTCATGAGCTTCCTCGGGGTGCCGGTGGCGCTGGGGACCACATTCGGGGCGCTGGCGCTGAACGCGTTCTGCCTGACCTCGCTGGACACGGCCACTCGTCTCGCGAGGTACTCGTTCGAGGAGTTCTTCGGCGACAAGGTCCCGTTCCTGGCGAACAAGCACGTCGCCACGCTGGTGACTGTAGCCCTGGCCGGCACGCTCGCCCTTTCCGGTCGCTGGAGCGCGATCTGGCCGATATTCGGCGCGTCGAACCAGCTCCTCGCGGGCCTCGCGCTGCTGGCGGCGTCCGTATGGCTCATGAAGATCGGCAGCGACAACAAGGCGACCGTGTTCCCGATGCTGTTCATGTTCGTGGTCACGGTTTCCGGGCTGGTGCTGCTGGTCAGGAACAATCTCCTCGCCGAGAAGCCCAACTACGTCCTCGGCCTGACTGCGGTAGCCCTGCTGATCCTGGCGGTGTTCCTTATCATCGAGGCGGGCAGGCAACTGGTGAAGCCGAAGGAGAACAAGAGCGCCGCCGATTGACGCGGCCGGCGGTGGCTGAAAGAGCACTGCGATAGTGCTTCACAACGGGGCCCTCGGACCTCGGGAGGTGTGGAACACCTCAGAGACCCAGGGCCTCTTTCATATGCCGCACGTGGGTTCGCGCCACCGGCACCTTGCTGTGCTCCTTATCCTTCATGGCCAGCGTATATGTGCCTGAGAACCACGGGATTACCTCGGCAACCTTGTCGAGGTTGACGAGGAAGGTGCGGTGCACGCGGAGGAACCTCCGGTTGAGGCGGTTTTCGAGCTGGGAAAGCGTGAGCTTCGTGCAACACTCCTTGTCGAATGTCTTCAACCTCACCCTGTCGCCCATGCACTGGGCATACACGAGTTCACCGGCGTCGAGCAGGGCGATAGACCCGTTTCGTTCCACGGGGATCTTGACACTCGATAGGTGCGGCAGCATCTCGTCGAGGAGGACCCCCAGCCTCTCCTGCACGAGATCGCTCGAGGAGAGCGCCTTCTTGAGATTCCCCACGGTTGCCGCGAGCCTTGCCCTGTCGAACGGCTTGAGCAGGTAATCCACCGCGCACACTTCAAAGGCCTGCACTGCGTACTCGTCGTAAGCCGTGGCGAACACGATGCGCGGACAGGCACCGCCCTGGCAACGCAGCTCGCGAGCGACGTCGAGCCCGCTCATTCCCGGCATCGCCACATCGAGGAACAGCACGTCCGGCACCAGGCGCCGCGCCAGCGCAACGGCCTCGGTGCCGTTGCTCGCCTCACCGACCACCTCGACCGTGCCGAGCGAGCTCAACAGGTACTTCAACTCATCCCTCGCGGGTTGTTCGTCGTCAGCCACCAGTGCCCTGAGAACCGGCAAGGCGGACCCCCCTTTCCGGGATCATCAAGGATATCGTTGTGCCGCGCCCCGGCTGCGATTCCACCTTCAGCCCGCAGGATTCGCCGAACATGCTCTTGAGTCGGTCGTTCACATTTCTGAGGCCGATCCCGGCACCCGAGTCGCTGTGGCAGGGGGGGCCTACCAGCAGGCTGTCCCTGCGATCGGGCGTCATGCCTACGCCGTCGTCGCGGATGGATACCACGACGTGTCCGTCCACGCGAGCAGCCGTTACAGCGACCGTCCCCCCCGAGTTCCGGCCGTCCAGCCCGTGCTTGATGCTGTTCTCCACGAGCGGCTGGAGGATGAGCGGCGGGATCAGCGCCTTGCGGCAGTCCTCGTCGACATCCAGTAGCACGTTGAGCCTGTCGCCGTACCTTGCCTTCTGAATCGCGAGGTAGGACCGGACGTGTTCGACCTCGTCGCCAAGGGTGACGAGCTGGTGCGACTGCCTGAGGTTCCGCCGGAAAAAGTCGGACAATTGCACGAGCAGATCTCTGGCTTTTTCGGGGTCCGTCCTGCAGAATGAGACCACCGTGTTGAGCGCGTTGAACAGGAAGTGCGGGTTGATTTGCGCCTGCAGGGCCCTCAGTTCCGCCTGGGTCACCAGTTCTGCCTTGGCCTGCAGGTGTGAGATCTCGACCTGGGTGGCGAGGAGTTGCCCGACTCCCCGCGCCAGTTCGACGATAACGGGGGTGATCCGCTTCTTACCATCCTCGTACAGCTTTACGGTTCCGATTACGCCGGTGCCGGTGACCAGCGGGACAACAACTCCGGAACTGAGCGAGCACCGGGGATTGGGGCAGCCGATCATCTCGCGGTTTTGCAGCACCCGCAGCGTGCCCGCGGCTATCGCCTCGCGCGTGCCTCTTGTCAGCACGGAGTCACCGGACTTGTGGTGGTCGGAGCCTGACCCCACAAATGCCAGCACCTTCTGCTTATCGGTGATCGAGACGGCGGCGACGCCCGAGACCTCCTTGATTATGGAGGCCACATGCCTGGCCGACTCGAATGACAACCCCACGCGCAGGTAGGGAAGGGTCCTCGACGCGATCCGGAGAGCCTTGTTGGCCTGCAGGGCTTCGATCTGCTCGTGCTCCGCCCGGGTCGACTGCAATATCGCCAGGAACATGCCGGCGCCGGTGGCGTTGACGATGGTCATCGGAAGGATGATCACCCTGACCAGCGCCAGGGCCTCCTGGAACGGCCTCGCGACGGCAAGGATGATGGCCATCTGGGCCAGCTCCCCCGCGACCCCGATCGCGAAACCCGCCTTGCCTCCTATGTCAGTCCCCCGTAACCTGAGGTACGCGAGCCCGCCGAGCAACCCCTCGAATGTAGTAGAAAGGCCGCACGCGAGCCCGGTGAACCCGCCTATCGAGTACCTGTGCACTCCACCGATGAGCCCCGCCAGGAGGCCGACTGCCGGGCCCCCGAGCAGGCCGGCGGAGATGGCGCCGATGGCCCTGGTGTTAGCCACGGCCCAGCCCTCGCGTGTGCCGGACACCTGCACGCGTACACCGGTGTAAGTCCCCGCGATCGAGAGGAGCCCGAAGAAGACGATCAGCACCAGCCTGTCGCGGTTCGTCAAACGCCGTTCGATGGCGTTCTTGAACGGGCCGGTCCTCCCGGTTATGAACGCCAGTACCGCGATGACCGACATCTCCTGGACCAGTGCCAGGAAAAGGTGGGAGACCATCATCAGCACCTCGTAAGATTTGAAGTGGGCGTGTAATTAAGTTTGATTTGTGCGGCGCCGATTCCTCCCGCCGTTGCAGGACTCGGCCGCCGCTATGCCGAATTGATTTCCATTCGGCGGAACGGCGGCCCGTTCCGCAGTGAAGGGGTGGTCGGTGTGCAGGCGACTGACAGGCTCGTCGCCATCCTTGAGGCCATCGCCCAGTCCCCTGAAGGAGCCGGCGTCACCGAGGTCAGCGACAGAGTCGGGCTTCCGAGGAGCACCGTCCACCGCGCGCTCAACTCGCTGGTCGACCACAGGCTGGCCGCACAGGACCCATCGTCGAGGAAGTACAGGCTCGGCATGGGTATCCTCAGGCTGGCGTCCACGCTTCTCGAGGGGAACAACCTGATCGCCGCTGCGCAGCCGGTGCTGGAGGACATCCGGAGGGACCTCCAGGAGACTGTGTTCCTGGCGGTAATGGACGGGGCGGAGTCCATTTGTGTCGCGAAAGTGGACGGCGTCAACCCACTCAGGTATTTCGTGGAGATAGGGAGGGTGCTACCCTTCCACTGTTCGGCGTCCGTCAAGGCGATGCTGGCGTACGCGCCGGCCGCGATGCTTGACGACCTGCTCAGCAAGCGCCCGCTGGTGGCATTCACCCCCAGGACGAAGGTGAACCCCGACGAATACAGGCGCGAGATAAAGCAGGTCCAGGAGCGCGGGTACGCGCTCTGCCTCGAAGAGTTCGAGTCCGGGGTCAACGCGATGGCCGTGCCGGTGTTCGGCGCGCGTGGCAGGCCGGTGGCCAGCATAACGATTGTCGGTCCGGCCTCGCGCCTCGACGCGTCGTTCATGAACAGGGCGGTGCCCAGGCTTCGCCAGGCCGCATCGGACATGTCCAGGGCACTGGCGGGCATGCGAGCCTGAACCGGTGATGGGAGGAGACTCTCCTGGTATGAGGATCGTCCTGTGTATGACGGGCGCGTCAGGGGCGGTATACGGCTTACGGATGCTCGAAGAGCTCCGGACTGCCGGCTGCGATACCCATCTGATCGTGTCGGAGTGGGCCGAGAAGACGATCGCCGCCGAGTGCGGCGTGTCGCTCGAGTCCGTGGCCGCCCGGGCATCTCGGGTTTGGGGATACCGAGACATGGGTGCGCCCGTGTCCAGCGGGTCGTACCCCGTCGACGCGGTGGTCGTTTGTCCGTGCAGCATGAAAACGCTGGCCGGCATCGCGCACGGCTACGCGGACAACCTCATCATCCGCGCCGGCGACGTAGCCTTGAAGGAGCGGCGCAGGCTGGTGCTGGTCCCCCGGGAAAGCCCACTCTCGGTGATTCACATAGAGAACATGCTGGCTGTGGCGAGGGCCGGCGCGATCGTGGCGCCGCCATGCCCGTCGTTCTACGGCAGGCCCGCGAGTCTGGACGACATCGTCAATCAGACCGTCGGACGCGTGCTGGACCTCCTGGGCATCCGGAACGACCTCGCCCCGAGGTGGGGGGAGACCGCCGGCCCGGCCGCCGGTGCCGGACGCTCATCCTGAATGGCCGGGCGCCTGTGCCTGCTGGGCGCCGGCGCCGCGGCACCTCCTCACCAGAGCCGTGACGAGCGCGGCGGCGCACGCGAACACCATAATCGCCGCCATAATGCGCCTTACCCTGATCATCTCGATCCCCTTGAGTTCGCTCTGCCATCTTTTCTCCAGGTCTTCGAAAGACATGGAGTAGACGTCCCGCAGGGCTTTATCGGGGCCGTGCGGGTCATCACCCGTCTTCCGGATGAACTCCGCGAACCTCTCCTTGCCCCCGGCATACAGCGACGCAACCATCCACGTTTCCTTCGCCCGCGGGGCGGACGACGGGGCGCCTGCTCCACCCGCAAGGAACTCCGACAGCCCAACCAGAAGCCAGTTTAGCTCCGGGTCCGGCTTCGCGTACCAGGCGTGGCCCGCGTTGTGGGCGAGGATCCTCGAAAGCACGTCATCCGCAACCCGTTCCGGCGCCGGGGCCCGCCCCGCCTCCAGCACGTACCACGGAAAATCCGGGAACGCCTCGCCGATCGCTTTCTCCGGCTCATCCAGGGCGCGCTCGTAGAAGCTCACGATGACGGGGTTGCACGGCCTTATTCCGAGCTTCGAGTCCAGGTTCTCGATCGTGGGAGCCAGCCGCGCGCTCACCGCGGCGGCGAGGGCGCGCCCCTGGTCGCCGTGGTAACGGAGGCGCACGAGGCCGCCTGTCGAGGGAACGTCCAGGTACTGCCATTCCTTGACGCTGTCGATCGTCCACTCAACTGCGCCGGTGTCGGCGGTGTGGCCGGCCGAGTCGGTGGCCACCACCCTGTAATAGGCCGTCGCGAACGGCCACGGCAGGCTGAATATGACGCCGGGGGAGGCCTCACGCCCGCCGACGAACCGCGATGGCTCCGATATGTCCACTGCGACCTTCTCGGCGCCCCCCTCGACCGTCCACACCCTGAGATTGACGGAGCCGAGGTCTCCGTCGCTGTCTTTCACCAGTGGGCGCAGGACGAACGCGACCGGCGCCGAGGGGTTCTCGTGCTCTATCGTCACTTTCTCGATGGTAGGAGCGCTCTTGCCGGAACTGAATTCGCCGGGGGCCGGCGTATCCACTTTCGAGGCGAGCCACCGGCGAACTGCCCAAAGCGGCGCTCTTTCGTCACCGTATAACGGAGCGGAAATAGGCGGCATGACCTCGGACAGCCTTTTGTATAGTGACGCAAGGCTCGCCTTGTCACCGCTCTTCTCGTACAGGCTGCCGAGGAAGTAGTAGTCCTCAGCCCCTGCGTTGCCGCTCTCAACGCGCTTCTGCCACATGGACCTGCCGTACTCGCGGTCCCCCGTCAGGAACCTGTACCTTGCCTCCAGGAGCGCGGCCGCCTGCGCGGCCTCGGAGGAAAGCCCCCGCAGTGAGCCGAACTCGCGGACGTATTTCAGCGCTTGCGCGCTATCCCACTGCGATCCCGCGCTTACGATCTTCGAAAACAGATCCGACCTGCGGTTCTGCTCGGGTGTCGCCGGCCCGGGCGCCGGTTCGCCGGTCATCACTCTTGAGTACGAGAGCAGGCCGTACATGGCCGAGAACACCACCTCGATGTCGGCCGCCGGCTCGAAGCCGGTCCATTCCCATACCAGGTTGTCGCCCTCGAACCGGTAAAGACCGGGGAAAGCGTGAACTACCTCGTACGGCCTCGGCCCGGCGAATTCGAACGTGACCTTCGCTCGCCCTATCGGGCCCTTCCACGCCCTGCCGGTTGTGAGGATGTATCCGGTGCGGACTTCGCCGTTGGAGACGAACGTGTTCCTGACGCGGTACGAATTTCGCACTTCCACCGTCTCGCCTGCCTTGAGCGAAAGCGGCCAGGTCCACCAGAACGGGTACTGCTTTGCACTCTCGGAGGATGGAGTGGTGGGGCCGCCTTTTTCGCGCCGGACAGGCACTTCGAGCCCGGCGACCCAGGTCTTGAATTCATGTATGCCGACGTCGTCCCCCATTTCACGGCCCGGCTCGGTCGCCTCCTCGGGGAAGCCCATCAGGATCTCCGTGGCCGGCCCGGTGTTTCTGAACACGAAACGGCATGTAACCGTGGAGTCCTTTGGAGTGACCCTGACTCTCACGTCTTCTTCGACCATCTCGACCTGGCCGTCCCGGATGGGGCGGACGGTCTCGCCGAACCGGCCGAGACTCGTGTCGTCGGCCCGCGCCTTACGGGCAGGCAGCATACGCACCGGCGCCGCTGCGGCCGCAACAAACAGGGCGACGGCCAGACAGATTTGGGCCGCCATCCGCACAATCGTGACCGCGCGGTTTGGTTCTCGCGACTTTCTCGGTCCCATGACACGACCTCCCGGTCTATCTGCTGTCTCAGGACGCGGCAAAGCGGCCGTCTGTTCCACCGGCGGGTGCGATCGGCGGTTCGACGCATGCCGTCCGGCATCCTCCGCCGTGGCACGGGGCAAGGAGAACCCCTGCAAGAGGTAGAATCCTGGATGGTGGGTTATGAAGGCAGGCTCGCGGCCTGCCGGTCGACTGGGATCCGGTCGACTTCGACTCGCTGCCGCGCCGCCGTGTCGCCGCGCCTGAGCCGATCGACTGGGACCCCGTGCCACGTCGCCATGGCGACGGAATATTGCTCATTATCGCCATCTGTTGCCGTACCGCACGAGTCCCGACCGGACTCATGCGTGGAGCGCACGCGTTGGGCCATGACTCGTGCTTGTGGCGTACGCGCCCGGCGAGACTGGGTAGAGTCCGGTAGAGCGGAGCAGCTGTGGTGAGATTTGGGGCGAAGGTGGGCAGAGATGGCAGGTAGCCACCGAACTCGGCCGGATTTCGGCAGACGCCGGGGGACCCGGCGGACCCTGGCGGGACATAACGCCTGTGGAGACGGGAGTTCAGGCTGTGAGCCGGTTCCGTCGATGAATCAGGAACCTCTGGGATAACTCCTGTGGGAGACTTTTCCATAGATAGGAGAGCAGTTGAAAATGCAACAGACTAACATGCAACAACCGGACAGGGCGTTTCTTGCTGGACGAGCACTCGACTATTTGAAGCAGCTGGTCGCAATCCCCAGCCCGAGCGGGGACGAAGCTGCCATCGCCAGGCACATAGGCGGCCTGCTCGAGTCGTTAGGGCTGAGCGTCACGCTGCAACCAGTCGGCAGCAGGTTCAACGTTATAGCACGCACCCCCGCCACTCGGGACGAGGCCGACATCCTGCTCACCGGTCACATGGACACGATACCCGTGAGCCAGGGTTGGAGCACCGACCCGTTCAAGCCGGTCATCGCAGGGGACAGGATGTACGGTCTCGGCGCCTGCGACCAGAAGGGCGGCATAGCCGCGATGATCGCGGCGCTGGAGGGGCTCCGCGCCGCCGGCAGGCTCGACGGCGCAAACATCCTGGTGGCGTTCGTCCCCGACGAAGAGGCGCTTTCCGACGGGATGCTCGCTTTCCTGGAGACGAAGCCGAAAGCACGGCTCGCGCTCCTGTCGGAGCCCCATTTCAAGGAGGCGACCATCGGCTGGCCCGGCAAGGCGTTGGTGAATATCGTGGTACACGGGAAGTCGGCGCACGGTGGATCGAGGCCGTGGGAGGGCATCAACGCGATTGAGGAGGCAGCGCGCCTCCTGGTTGCGCTGGGCCGCGTCGAACCACCGCGGCACGAGCGTCTCGGCAGTCACTCATTCGTGACGCTGAAAGTCCGCGGCGGGTACGAGCGTTATTCGCTCACCGTCCCCGACAGGTGCGAAATCACCATCAGCAAACAGCTCGTGCCGGGTGAGAGTAAGGAAACGGTCGCCAGGCTGGTCGAGCAGGCGGCCTCCGCAATGGAGCGGGCGCGCGCCGAGGTTTCGTTCGACAGGCCGTACTACCCACCCGCCGCGCAGGACCCGTCGCATCCTCAGGTACAGCGGTTCTCGCGGCTGTACAGGAAGGTGACCGGAAAGGAACTCCTGTTGGGGTACGGGGAGGGGGTCCTGGACGGCAACTACTCCGCTGACGCCGGTATCCCTACCATCTCGTGGGGTCCGTCAGGCGCCAACCTGCACAGGGCCGACGAATGGGTTTCGCTCGACGAGCTCGCCACGGCCGCCGAGGTGTATTTCAGGATGTGCCTGGAGGGGTAGAGGTCTGAAACCTGACCCGCAGGTCCTTGAACAGCTCTTCGGGTGAAACGGGACCCAGCGCCATCGCTTCGATGGGACAGGGTCCCGTCTTCGTCCTGTTCAGGATCCTCGGGACGAGGCGGTCGAAAGAAGCGATTATCCCTCCGTCCTCGAGGATTTGCTTCGCCGGTTCGCTCATGAGGCTTCCGTGGACGGCCCGGACTCCGAACAACACGCACATCTTGGCCACGGCGACCCCGACCACCCTGTCGGCCAGCGCCGCGCCATCCACGTCGCCCTTTGCGGCGTCAACCGCCTCCAGAAGTGGCTTGACCCCGTTGCCGGCCCTGGCGGCGAGCTCAATCCCGTCCCGTACCAGTACAACCGAATAGCCACTGTCCAGCAGTGAACGCGCCAGGGAAAGGTCGTTCGAGTTAGTGGGGTTAGTCAATTGTAGCATCCTCTCGGTCAGCCGGCCCGCCTCGAAGCGAGCTCGTGGGCCACGTCGATAATAATATCTTCCTGACCGCCGACTATCTTCCTGCGCCCGAGCTCGATGAGAATGTCGCGCGGGTCGACGTTGTACTTCTCCGCCGCCCTGTAGGTATGGAGAAGGAAACTCGAGTAAACGCCGGCGTATCCGAGCATTAGCCCGGTGTTCGAGATCTGCTGCGGGCGGTGCATCATCGGCTGTAGGACATCCTCGGCCACGTCCATCAGCCGGTACAGGTCTATCCCGGTCTCGAGGCCCATCTTGCTCAGGACGGCCACCATCGCCTCGGCGGACGCGTTTCCCGCGCCGCCGCCGAGTCCGCGTAGCGTGACGTCGATGTGGGTGGCGCCCGCCTCAATGGCGGCAAGGCTGTTGCCGATAGCGAGACTCAGGTTGTTGTGGGCATGGAAGCCTATGGCCGTTTTCAGGTTCTCCTCGAGCAGCCCTACCCGCGCCTTGACTCCGTCCGGCAGCAGGGCGCCCGCCGAATCGGTGCAATAGACCACGTCGACGCCGTACGACTCCATGAGCCTCGCCTGCTCCAGGACCTTTTCGGGCGGGACCATGTGCGCCATCATGAGGAACCCCACGGCCGTCATACCGAGCTTCTTTGCGAGGCCGATGTGCTGTTCCGAGATGTCGGCCTCCGTGACGTGGGTCGC encodes:
- a CDS encoding DUF1893 domain-containing protein: MTNPTNSNDLSLARSLLDSGYSVVLVRDGIELAARAGNGVKPLLEAVDAAKGDVDGAALADRVVGVAVAKMCVLFGVRAVHGSLMSEPAKQILEDGGIIASFDRLVPRILNRTKTGPCPIEAMALGPVSPEELFKDLRVRFQTSTPPGTS
- a CDS encoding M20 family metallopeptidase, which encodes MQQTNMQQPDRAFLAGRALDYLKQLVAIPSPSGDEAAIARHIGGLLESLGLSVTLQPVGSRFNVIARTPATRDEADILLTGHMDTIPVSQGWSTDPFKPVIAGDRMYGLGACDQKGGIAAMIAALEGLRAAGRLDGANILVAFVPDEEALSDGMLAFLETKPKARLALLSEPHFKEATIGWPGKALVNIVVHGKSAHGGSRPWEGINAIEEAARLLVALGRVEPPRHERLGSHSFVTLKVRGGYERYSLTVPDRCEITISKQLVPGESKETVARLVEQAASAMERARAEVSFDRPYYPPAAQDPSHPQVQRFSRLYRKVTGKELLLGYGEGVLDGNYSADAGIPTISWGPSGANLHRADEWVSLDELATAAEVYFRMCLEG
- a CDS encoding UbiX family flavin prenyltransferase produces the protein MRIVLCMTGASGAVYGLRMLEELRTAGCDTHLIVSEWAEKTIAAECGVSLESVAARASRVWGYRDMGAPVSSGSYPVDAVVVCPCSMKTLAGIAHGYADNLIIRAGDVALKERRRLVLVPRESPLSVIHIENMLAVARAGAIVAPPCPSFYGRPASLDDIVNQTVGRVLDLLGIRNDLAPRWGETAGPAAGAGRSS
- a CDS encoding sensor histidine kinase; the encoded protein is MVSHLFLALVQEMSVIAVLAFITGRTGPFKNAIERRLTNRDRLVLIVFFGLLSIAGTYTGVRVQVSGTREGWAVANTRAIGAISAGLLGGPAVGLLAGLIGGVHRYSIGGFTGLACGLSTTFEGLLGGLAYLRLRGTDIGGKAGFAIGVAGELAQMAIILAVARPFQEALALVRVIILPMTIVNATGAGMFLAILQSTRAEHEQIEALQANKALRIASRTLPYLRVGLSFESARHVASIIKEVSGVAAVSITDKQKVLAFVGSGSDHHKSGDSVLTRGTREAIAAGTLRVLQNREMIGCPNPRCSLSSGVVVPLVTGTGVIGTVKLYEDGKKRITPVIVELARGVGQLLATQVEISHLQAKAELVTQAELRALQAQINPHFLFNALNTVVSFCRTDPEKARDLLVQLSDFFRRNLRQSHQLVTLGDEVEHVRSYLAIQKARYGDRLNVLLDVDEDCRKALIPPLILQPLVENSIKHGLDGRNSGGTVAVTAARVDGHVVVSIRDDGVGMTPDRRDSLLVGPPCHSDSGAGIGLRNVNDRLKSMFGESCGLKVESQPGRGTTISLMIPERGVRLAGSQGTGG
- a CDS encoding IclR family transcriptional regulator, which encodes MQATDRLVAILEAIAQSPEGAGVTEVSDRVGLPRSTVHRALNSLVDHRLAAQDPSSRKYRLGMGILRLASTLLEGNNLIAAAQPVLEDIRRDLQETVFLAVMDGAESICVAKVDGVNPLRYFVEIGRVLPFHCSASVKAMLAYAPAAMLDDLLSKRPLVAFTPRTKVNPDEYRREIKQVQERGYALCLEEFESGVNAMAVPVFGARGRPVASITIVGPASRLDASFMNRAVPRLRQAASDMSRALAGMRA
- a CDS encoding carbon starvation protein A, with the translated sequence MSVAWIIFVGLAFYVVAYKVYGDYLEKKVLKCNGDMPTPAQTINDGVDYVPTKAPVLMGHHFASIAGAGPIVGPVSAAVFGWVPVALWVIFGSIFVGGVHDFAALVSSIRHEGKSIGQVILRNVGKRGQTLFLLFSYLALVLVVAVFTILVMQTFVAVPAVATTSILFMALAVGFGMAVYRYNVRLGTATIVGVILLFTCVFLGVEFPFVLDKTTWIYLILFYVYLASVLPVWILLQPRDYLNSFLLYASLIAGVTGVLIGHPNIQYPAFTSFYTKAGGYLFPMLFITVACGAVSGFHSLVSSGTTAKQVANERDTKVIGYGAMLIEGLVALLALSTVAYLTQQGYAEGLAKMGGPTGLYAAGIGHFMSFLGVPVALGTTFGALALNAFCLTSLDTATRLARYSFEEFFGDKVPFLANKHVATLVTVALAGTLALSGRWSAIWPIFGASNQLLAGLALLAASVWLMKIGSDNKATVFPMLFMFVVTVSGLVLLVRNNLLAEKPNYVLGLTAVALLILAVFLIIEAGRQLVKPKENKSAAD
- the dmpG gene encoding 4-hydroxy-2-oxovalerate aldolase — translated: MTSIVITDTTLRDGMHAVSHQFTPEQMASVARGLDEAGVPIIEASHGDGLGGSSLQYGFAAASDEEYLKAVSAVLKRSQLAVLLLPGIGTKVDLEMAADHGAKVARVATHVTEADISEQHIGLAKKLGMTAVGFLMMAHMVPPEKVLEQARLMESYGVDVVYCTDSAGALLPDGVKARVGLLEENLKTAIGFHAHNNLSLAIGNSLAAIEAGATHIDVTLRGLGGGAGNASAEAMVAVLSKMGLETGIDLYRLMDVAEDVLQPMMHRPQQISNTGLMLGYAGVYSSFLLHTYRAAEKYNVDPRDILIELGRRKIVGGQEDIIIDVAHELASRRAG
- a CDS encoding response regulator is translated as MPVLRALVADDEQPARDELKYLLSSLGTVEVVGEASNGTEAVALARRLVPDVLFLDVAMPGMSGLDVARELRCQGGACPRIVFATAYDEYAVQAFEVCAVDYLLKPFDRARLAATVGNLKKALSSSDLVQERLGVLLDEMLPHLSSVKIPVERNGSIALLDAGELVYAQCMGDRVRLKTFDKECCTKLTLSQLENRLNRRFLRVHRTFLVNLDKVAEVIPWFSGTYTLAMKDKEHSKVPVARTHVRHMKEALGL